In Massilistercora timonensis, the following are encoded in one genomic region:
- the selA gene encoding L-seryl-tRNA(Sec) selenium transferase, with protein MDKNKLYRKIPKVDLLLEEEEIQELIGRYSRDTVLEAIHTEMDGLRRWIGQCEDEEKALERIEGLNGRIARTVEAMHTPNMRMVINGTGTVLHTNLGRAPICREHMERAAKLVSGYSNLEYNLEEGRRGERYSHFEKLLCRLTGAEAAMAVNNNAAAVMLILSSLAKGGEAVVSRGELVEIGGKFRIPDVMEQSGATLVEVGTTNKTHYQDYVDAITEETKVLLKVHTSNYRIVGFTETVEIDELIPLAREHEIPVVEDLGSGVLIDLSKYGITYEPTVQASIEKGADVVCFSGDKLLGGPQAGIIIGKKKYIDQMKKNQLTRALRIDKFTAAALELVLQEYLSEEKAVQNIPVLQMITKDHEEIRREARSLCQMLRRASLPARFETVACQSQIGGGSLPLERLASVAVGIRPEKVSVAQVEERMRHLPVPIIPRTANDTILLDVRTIGRENFKRIVEQLAKYRILEEDCQILTE; from the coding sequence ATGGATAAGAACAAACTGTACCGGAAGATCCCCAAGGTAGATCTTCTGCTGGAGGAAGAAGAGATCCAGGAGCTGATCGGGCGCTACAGCCGGGATACCGTCCTGGAGGCGATCCACACAGAGATGGATGGCCTGCGCAGATGGATCGGCCAGTGCGAGGATGAAGAGAAAGCCCTGGAACGGATCGAAGGGCTGAACGGCCGGATCGCCCGCACGGTGGAGGCGATGCATACCCCCAATATGCGGATGGTCATCAACGGGACCGGGACGGTGCTCCACACCAACCTGGGCCGGGCGCCCATCTGCAGGGAGCATATGGAGCGGGCCGCGAAGCTGGTCAGCGGTTATTCCAACCTGGAGTACAACCTGGAAGAGGGAAGACGGGGAGAGCGGTATTCTCATTTCGAGAAGCTTCTGTGCCGGCTGACCGGGGCTGAGGCCGCTATGGCGGTGAACAACAACGCGGCGGCGGTAATGCTGATCTTAAGTTCTCTGGCCAAAGGCGGGGAGGCGGTGGTATCCCGGGGCGAGCTGGTAGAGATCGGCGGAAAGTTCCGGATCCCGGACGTGATGGAGCAAAGCGGCGCCACCCTGGTGGAGGTGGGGACCACCAACAAAACCCACTATCAGGATTACGTGGACGCCATCACAGAGGAGACAAAGGTCCTTCTGAAGGTGCATACCAGCAATTACCGGATCGTAGGATTCACGGAGACGGTGGAGATCGACGAGCTGATCCCTCTGGCCAGGGAGCATGAGATCCCGGTGGTGGAAGACCTGGGAAGCGGAGTGCTCATTGATCTTAGTAAATACGGGATCACCTATGAGCCTACGGTGCAGGCGTCTATCGAGAAAGGGGCGGACGTGGTCTGCTTCAGCGGCGACAAGCTGCTGGGAGGCCCTCAGGCAGGGATCATCATCGGAAAGAAGAAATACATTGACCAGATGAAGAAAAACCAGCTGACCCGGGCCCTGCGGATCGATAAGTTTACGGCGGCGGCGCTGGAACTGGTACTTCAGGAATACCTTTCCGAGGAAAAAGCGGTACAGAATATCCCGGTCCTTCAGATGATCACCAAAGATCATGAAGAGATCCGGCGGGAGGCCAGAAGCCTGTGCCAGATGTTGAGAAGAGCTTCTCTTCCGGCCAGGTTTGAGACGGTTGCCTGCCAGTCCCAGATCGGCGGCGGTTCGCTGCCTCTGGAGCGGCTTGCCAGCGTGGCGGTAGGGATCCGGCCGGAGAAGGTCAGCGTGGCCCAGGTGGAGGAGCGGATGCGTCATCTCCCGGTGCCCATTATCCCCAGGACGGCCAACGACACCATCCTTCTGGATGTAAGGACCATCGGGAGAGAGAATTTTAAACGGATTGTGGAGCAGCTTGCCAAATACCGGATCCTGGAGGAAGACTGCCAGATCCTGACAGAGTAG
- the yedE gene encoding YedE family putative selenium transporter yields the protein MNLSDSKKKLALAGVVCGLIAACLAWFGNPANMAFCIACFIRDTAGALGMHQAEVVQYARPEIIGLVLGAFIISVATKEYRSTAGSSPMIRFVLGMIIMIGSLVFLGCPLRMIIRMSAGDLNAWVALIGFVLGVGTGVFALKKGFSLGRAHTTHRESGAVLPVLMLGILVLALCTSLLKASQSGPGSMHAPIIMSLVGGLLFGAFAQKSRMCFAGSIRDIILMKNFDLFTVIGSLFVVMLIFNVATGRFVLAFDTPGIIAHSEHLWNILGMYAVGFAAVLAGGCPLRQLILAGQGSSDSAVTVLGMFVGAALCHNFGLAASGTALDAETQEIVAGAVPMNGKVACIICIIVCFVIAFTNNRKEEK from the coding sequence ATGAATTTATCTGATTCAAAGAAAAAACTGGCTTTGGCCGGCGTAGTCTGCGGTCTGATCGCAGCCTGCCTTGCCTGGTTTGGCAACCCGGCCAACATGGCGTTCTGTATCGCCTGCTTTATCCGTGATACCGCAGGCGCCCTGGGCATGCATCAGGCAGAAGTGGTACAGTACGCAAGACCGGAGATCATCGGCCTGGTACTGGGCGCGTTCATTATCTCCGTAGCGACGAAAGAATATCGTTCTACTGCGGGATCATCCCCCATGATCCGTTTCGTACTTGGTATGATCATCATGATCGGCTCCCTGGTATTCCTGGGTTGCCCGCTTCGTATGATCATCCGTATGTCCGCAGGCGACCTGAACGCCTGGGTAGCGCTGATAGGTTTCGTGCTTGGCGTAGGTACCGGTGTATTCGCCCTGAAGAAAGGCTTCAGCCTGGGACGTGCCCATACCACTCACAGAGAGAGCGGCGCGGTACTTCCGGTACTGATGCTGGGCATCCTGGTACTGGCTCTTTGCACTTCTCTTCTGAAGGCAAGCCAGAGCGGCCCGGGAAGCATGCACGCGCCGATCATCATGTCCCTGGTGGGCGGCCTTCTCTTCGGCGCTTTTGCCCAGAAGTCCAGAATGTGCTTCGCAGGAAGCATTCGGGACATCATCCTGATGAAGAACTTCGATCTGTTTACCGTGATCGGAAGCCTGTTTGTAGTTATGCTGATCTTCAACGTGGCAACCGGACGTTTTGTCCTTGCCTTTGACACACCGGGGATCATCGCTCACTCTGAGCATCTGTGGAACATCCTTGGCATGTATGCCGTAGGATTTGCCGCAGTCCTGGCAGGCGGCTGCCCGCTGCGTCAGCTGATCCTGGCAGGCCAGGGCTCTTCTGATTCTGCGGTTACAGTGCTTGGTATGTTCGTAGGCGCGGCTCTGTGCCACAACTTTGGTCTTGCTGCCAGCGGAACCGCTCTGGATGCAGAGACTCAGGAAATAGTTGCCGGCGCGGTGCCCATGAACGGCAAGGTGGCCTGCATCATCTGCATCATCGTATGCTTTGTGATCGCGTTCACCAACAATCGCAAAGAAGAGAAATAA
- the yedF gene encoding sulfurtransferase-like selenium metabolism protein YedF → MITVNAMGDNCPIPVIKTKKAMDALTGPETIEVLVDNEIAVQNVTKMAKGAGGEVSSEKLGEASFKVTVKMQGAPENASEEDPACTPDARSNTIVVVASDRMGEGNDELGKVLIKSFIFAVTQLEQLPKTMLFYNGGATLTTEGSDSLEDLKSLEAQGVEILTCGTCLDYYGLKDKLAVGGVTNMYSIVEAMAGAGRIIRP, encoded by the coding sequence ATGATCACAGTCAATGCAATGGGTGACAATTGTCCGATCCCGGTCATCAAGACCAAGAAAGCGATGGACGCGCTTACCGGACCAGAGACCATCGAGGTCCTGGTGGACAACGAGATCGCCGTACAGAACGTAACCAAGATGGCCAAAGGAGCCGGCGGAGAAGTTTCCTCTGAGAAACTGGGGGAGGCAAGCTTTAAAGTAACTGTTAAAATGCAGGGAGCGCCAGAGAACGCATCCGAAGAGGATCCGGCCTGCACTCCGGACGCAAGGAGCAACACCATCGTAGTGGTGGCTTCTGACCGGATGGGCGAGGGCAACGATGAACTGGGCAAGGTGCTGATCAAGTCCTTTATTTTTGCCGTGACTCAGCTGGAGCAGCTTCCCAAGACCATGTTGTTCTACAACGGAGGAGCAACCCTGACAACGGAAGGCTCGGATTCCCTGGAAGATCTGAAGTCTCTGGAAGCCCAGGGAGTGGAGATCTTAACCTGCGGGACCTGCCTGGATTACTACGGACTGAAAGACAAGCTTGCGGTTGGCGGTGTGACCAATATGTACAGCATTGTAGAAGCTATGGCGGGAGCCGGAAGGATCATAAGACCATAG
- a CDS encoding aminotransferase class V-fold PLP-dependent enzyme, whose product MIYLDNAATTMHKPKEVIDAVVEAMTSLGNAGRGANEASLSAARIIYDAREKLCRFFNGEDPRQIVFTSNSTESLNIAIKGLLEPGDHVITTMLEHNSVLRPLYEMEKKGVALTIIKADKKGRFSLEEMEAAIRPETKMIVCTNGSNLTGNYVDIGKVGEMAHRHDVLFVVDASQTAGVFPIDVRNMQVDVLCFTGHKGLLGPQGTGGMYVREGLAIRPLKSGGSGVQTYSKTHPREMPTALEAGTLNGHGIAGLRAAVEYIEKTGLDNIRAKEQELMWRFYEGVKEIPGVTVYGDFHSRERCAIVSLNIGDYDSSEVSDALLTEYGISTRPGGHCAPLMHEALGTVEQGAVRFSFAHSNTEEEVDIAINAVRELATEE is encoded by the coding sequence ATGATATATCTGGATAACGCGGCAACGACCATGCATAAGCCAAAGGAAGTGATCGACGCGGTGGTGGAGGCCATGACCTCTCTGGGGAACGCAGGCCGGGGGGCCAATGAAGCGTCTCTTAGCGCTGCCAGGATCATCTATGACGCCAGGGAGAAGCTCTGCCGTTTCTTTAATGGAGAGGATCCCCGTCAGATCGTATTTACCAGTAACTCTACAGAGAGCCTGAATATCGCTATCAAGGGGCTTCTGGAGCCTGGGGATCACGTGATCACTACCATGCTGGAGCATAACTCGGTGCTGCGCCCCTTGTATGAGATGGAGAAAAAGGGCGTGGCCCTTACCATTATAAAAGCAGACAAAAAGGGAAGGTTTTCCCTGGAAGAGATGGAGGCGGCGATCCGTCCGGAGACGAAGATGATCGTGTGCACCAACGGGTCCAACCTTACCGGAAATTATGTGGATATCGGCAAGGTGGGCGAGATGGCTCACCGGCACGATGTATTGTTTGTGGTGGATGCCTCCCAGACGGCAGGCGTCTTCCCCATCGACGTCCGGAACATGCAGGTGGACGTGCTGTGCTTCACCGGACATAAAGGGCTTCTTGGTCCCCAGGGGACCGGTGGCATGTACGTCCGGGAAGGACTTGCCATCCGTCCGCTGAAAAGCGGCGGCAGCGGCGTCCAGACTTACAGTAAGACACACCCCAGGGAAATGCCTACCGCGCTGGAGGCAGGGACCCTGAACGGCCACGGCATCGCAGGATTGCGGGCGGCCGTGGAGTATATTGAAAAGACCGGTCTTGATAACATCCGGGCAAAAGAACAGGAACTGATGTGGCGGTTCTACGAAGGGGTGAAAGAGATCCCGGGAGTGACCGTATACGGGGATTTCCACAGCCGGGAACGCTGCGCTATCGTATCTCTGAACATCGGTGATTATGATTCTTCTGAAGTGAGTGATGCGCTTCTTACTGAATATGGCATTTCTACCAGACCAGGAGGGCATTGTGCTCCCCTCATGCACGAAGCCCTCGGGACGGTGGAGCAGGGGGCAGTCCGATTCAGCTTTGCCCATTCCAACACGGAGGAAGAAGTGGACATCGCGATAAACGCGGTCCGGGAACTGGCCACAGAGGAATAG
- the selB gene encoding selenocysteine-specific translation elongation factor: MKNIIIGTAGHIDHGKTTLIKALTGRNTDRWEEEQRRGITIDLGFTYFDLPGGDRAGIIDVPGHEKFINNMVAGVVGMDLVLLVIAADEGIMPQTREHVDILHLLGIEKSIIVLNKCDLVDEEWLELVEEEVREELAGTFLEHAPVAKVSAATGQGLEELIQIIEKMTEDDLTPKDIHTIPRLPVDRVFTLSGFGTIITGTLVSGTIHKEDTLEMYPVGKECKIRSIQVHGTDRDVCYAGQRVAINLSNVKKKEIARGCVLAPKNSMKNTDLLDVKLNVLDSSMRVLTNHSRLHFFTGTSEILCRAVLLDKEEMGPGESGYVQLRLEEEIAVRRGDKFVVRFYSPMETIGGGVILEPNPGVKKRFHQDVIDELKRKESGSVADVIELHIREHGKTLITLAELAKMTALSEQEIKEAAAELKSQGQIQEFQLKKDTWFWHADSRRAATEEILAALTAYETKYPYRYGMKKAEVQGIYFQKIRPNLFDRIIEFLEEEGCVKREGEFLCTPDYQVRKDGVFDQVSSVLLDTFKKARFDFVRYSEISLPKVERETGDDILNILLVEGSVVKVTEDMYTLKDYMEEARLAISAHLADNPVITIAQVRDMFQTSRKSAKPILEYMDSIKVTKKTGAESERVAY, from the coding sequence ATGAAGAATATCATTATCGGAACAGCAGGCCATATCGATCACGGCAAGACCACGCTGATCAAGGCGCTGACCGGAAGAAATACAGACCGCTGGGAGGAAGAGCAGAGAAGAGGGATTACCATTGATCTTGGATTTACGTATTTTGACCTTCCAGGCGGAGACCGTGCCGGGATCATTGATGTGCCGGGGCATGAGAAATTTATCAACAATATGGTGGCCGGCGTGGTGGGCATGGACCTGGTACTCCTGGTGATCGCGGCGGATGAAGGGATCATGCCCCAGACCCGGGAACACGTGGATATTCTTCATCTTCTGGGCATTGAGAAAAGTATCATCGTTTTGAATAAATGCGACCTGGTGGACGAAGAGTGGCTGGAACTGGTGGAAGAGGAAGTCCGGGAAGAGCTTGCGGGCACATTTCTGGAGCACGCCCCGGTGGCGAAGGTATCTGCTGCCACCGGCCAGGGGCTGGAAGAACTGATTCAGATCATCGAGAAGATGACAGAAGACGATCTTACGCCCAAGGACATCCACACCATCCCCAGATTGCCGGTGGACCGGGTGTTCACTCTGTCCGGGTTCGGGACCATCATCACCGGAACGCTGGTGTCCGGAACCATCCACAAGGAGGACACCCTGGAAATGTACCCGGTGGGCAAGGAGTGCAAGATCCGCAGCATCCAGGTGCACGGGACAGACCGGGATGTGTGCTATGCAGGACAGCGGGTGGCCATCAATCTCTCCAATGTGAAGAAGAAAGAGATCGCCCGGGGCTGTGTGCTGGCGCCTAAGAACAGTATGAAGAATACGGATCTTTTGGATGTGAAGCTTAACGTACTGGATTCTTCCATGCGGGTGCTGACCAATCACAGCCGGCTTCATTTCTTTACCGGGACCAGCGAGATCCTCTGCCGGGCGGTGCTCCTTGACAAGGAGGAGATGGGGCCGGGGGAGAGCGGCTATGTGCAGCTGCGGCTTGAGGAAGAGATCGCGGTGCGCCGGGGAGACAAGTTCGTGGTCCGGTTCTACTCCCCTATGGAGACCATTGGCGGAGGCGTGATCCTGGAGCCCAATCCGGGCGTGAAGAAGCGGTTCCATCAGGATGTGATCGATGAGCTGAAGCGCAAGGAGTCCGGATCGGTGGCGGATGTGATCGAGCTTCATATCCGTGAGCACGGGAAGACCCTGATCACCCTGGCGGAGCTGGCCAAGATGACGGCGCTTTCGGAGCAGGAGATCAAGGAGGCGGCGGCGGAGCTGAAGAGCCAGGGGCAGATCCAGGAATTTCAGCTGAAGAAGGATACCTGGTTCTGGCACGCGGATTCCAGGCGGGCGGCCACAGAGGAGATCCTGGCGGCGCTGACGGCCTATGAGACGAAGTACCCCTACCGTTACGGCATGAAGAAGGCGGAAGTGCAGGGGATTTATTTCCAGAAGATCAGGCCCAATCTGTTTGACCGGATCATTGAATTTCTGGAAGAAGAAGGGTGTGTGAAAAGAGAGGGAGAATTCCTTTGCACACCGGATTATCAGGTCAGAAAGGATGGGGTGTTCGATCAGGTTTCCTCCGTCCTTTTGGATACATTTAAGAAAGCACGGTTTGATTTCGTCCGGTATTCGGAGATCTCCCTGCCCAAAGTGGAGCGGGAGACGGGGGACGATATCCTGAATATTCTCCTGGTGGAGGGAAGCGTGGTCAAGGTGACGGAAGACATGTACACGCTGAAGGATTACATGGAAGAGGCCAGGCTGGCCATCAGCGCCCATCTGGCTGATAATCCGGTCATCACCATCGCCCAGGTGCGGGATATGTTCCAGACCAGCAGGAAGAGCGCCAAGCCCATCCTGGAGTATATGGACAGTATCAAAGTGACGAAGAAGACCGGTGCAGAAAGTGAGAGGGTGGCATACTAA
- a CDS encoding DUF3343 domain-containing protein, with translation MRKKELKLVVTFHTTADAMAMEKACKESGTPGRVIPVPRAISAGCGLAWCAELSAREEITAMMQEAGIEPEDLHECMV, from the coding sequence ATGAGAAAAAAAGAATTAAAACTGGTTGTGACTTTTCATACGACGGCAGACGCCATGGCCATGGAGAAGGCCTGCAAGGAAAGCGGGACTCCTGGCCGGGTGATCCCGGTGCCAAGAGCTATCTCGGCGGGCTGCGGCCTGGCCTGGTGCGCGGAGTTGTCCGCCCGGGAAGAGATCACAGCCATGATGCAGGAGGCCGGCATTGAGCCTGAAGACCTGCATGAATGTATGGTGTAA
- a CDS encoding selenium metabolism-associated LysR family transcriptional regulator, giving the protein MNLKQLEAFVQVAEGKSFSKAAKELFLTQPTISAHIASLERELNARLFVRNTKEVSLSEDGKDLYRYAKQIIDLQKQIEERFETEEEGSRHCITIAASTIPAQYLLPRVLKRFNEKYPDEQIKIMESDSSKVVSQIVDHIVDVGFTGTVLEKKHCRYLPFYKDKLAVITPNTERYRRLKEESPEGIDWILEEHLIMREEGSGTRKEAEEQLKAAGIPAEKLDVIASIGNQETIKKSVRQGMGITILSELAAVDEEADGELLTFPIPGADAGRDINLVYNKNYQLSRSAERFIKVVKEVYLRESVN; this is encoded by the coding sequence ATGAATCTGAAACAGTTGGAAGCATTCGTGCAGGTGGCGGAGGGGAAGAGCTTCTCCAAAGCGGCGAAAGAGCTGTTCCTGACTCAGCCCACCATCAGCGCCCATATCGCTTCGCTGGAGCGGGAGCTGAACGCGCGGCTGTTTGTCAGAAATACCAAGGAGGTAAGCCTTTCCGAGGACGGAAAGGATCTCTACCGGTACGCGAAGCAGATCATTGACCTGCAGAAGCAGATCGAGGAGCGTTTTGAGACGGAAGAGGAGGGCAGCAGGCACTGTATCACCATCGCGGCGTCTACCATTCCGGCCCAGTATCTGCTCCCCAGGGTGCTGAAGCGGTTCAATGAAAAGTACCCGGACGAGCAGATCAAGATCATGGAGTCGGACAGCAGCAAAGTGGTGTCCCAGATCGTAGATCATATTGTGGATGTGGGATTCACAGGGACGGTGCTGGAGAAGAAGCACTGCAGATATCTTCCCTTCTACAAGGACAAGCTTGCAGTGATCACTCCCAATACGGAGCGGTATCGTCGGCTGAAGGAAGAGTCTCCGGAGGGGATTGACTGGATCCTGGAAGAACATCTTATTATGCGTGAAGAAGGTTCCGGTACCCGCAAGGAGGCGGAAGAGCAGCTGAAGGCGGCGGGGATCCCGGCGGAGAAGCTGGATGTGATCGCCAGCATCGGCAATCAGGAGACCATCAAGAAATCCGTCCGTCAGGGAATGGGCATCACCATCCTGTCAGAGCTGGCGGCAGTGGACGAGGAGGCGGACGGAGAGCTTCTCACCTTCCCTATCCCGGGAGCGGACGCAGGGCGGGATATCAACCTGGTTTACAACAAGAATTACCAGTTGTCCCGGTCGGCGGAGCGGTTTATCAAGGTGGTCAAAGAGGTTTACCTGCGGGAAAGCGTTAACTGA
- a CDS encoding PHP domain-containing protein → MFIDMHMHEMTCSKDSFLKLDQIVSIAREKGLGAVCITDHDSMGLREYAAEYSRKVDFPIFVGIEFFSLQGDIVAFGIEDYPRERVSAQKFIDLVKAQNGVCFAAHPFRNNNRGLEDNLRRVRGLDGLEVLNGSTSFEACRKAAEYARELGLFTLGASDCHVPEKVGVYATWFPREVRTMEEFLEAFRTGKMEPAYFADGKYHRLSENPFTFSAVSDRMSL, encoded by the coding sequence ATGTTCATCGATATGCATATGCATGAAATGACCTGTTCCAAGGACAGCTTCCTTAAGCTGGACCAGATCGTGTCCATTGCCAGGGAAAAGGGCCTGGGAGCAGTCTGCATCACAGATCATGACAGCATGGGCCTGCGGGAGTATGCGGCGGAGTATTCCCGGAAAGTGGATTTTCCCATCTTTGTGGGGATCGAATTTTTCTCTTTGCAGGGAGACATTGTGGCCTTTGGGATCGAGGATTATCCCAGGGAGCGGGTGAGCGCCCAGAAGTTCATTGACCTGGTGAAGGCCCAGAACGGCGTCTGCTTTGCCGCCCATCCCTTCCGGAATAACAACCGGGGACTGGAAGACAATCTTCGCCGGGTGCGGGGCCTGGACGGGCTTGAGGTCTTAAACGGGAGCACTTCCTTTGAGGCCTGCAGAAAAGCGGCCGAATATGCCAGGGAGCTGGGGCTTTTTACTCTGGGAGCCAGCGACTGCCATGTGCCGGAGAAGGTGGGCGTGTACGCCACCTGGTTCCCCCGGGAAGTCCGCACCATGGAAGAGTTCCTGGAGGCGTTCCGGACAGGGAAGATGGAACCTGCCTATTTTGCCGATGGAAAATATCACCGATTATCTGAAAATCCATTTACCTTTTCCGCAGTTAGTGATAGAATGTCTCTATAA
- a CDS encoding class I SAM-dependent methyltransferase, which produces MWIADNWKDYEVLDCSRGEKLERWGKYLLVRPDPQVIWDTPRKDSGWKHMDGHYHRSKKGGGEWEFFHLPQQWQIHYRELTFNLKPFSFKHTGLFPEQAVNWDWCSDKIRKAGRPVKVLNLFAYTGGATLAAAAAGASVTHVDASKGMVTWAKENAASSGLSDRPIRWLVDDCVKFVEREIRRGNHYDAIIMDPPSYGRGPKGEIWKIEDAIHPLVKLCAQLLSDHPLFFLINSYTTGLAPAVLTYMLGTELRSFRGHVDSQEIGLPVRDSGLTLPCGASGRWEAD; this is translated from the coding sequence ATGTGGATTGCGGACAACTGGAAAGACTATGAAGTGCTGGACTGCAGCAGGGGAGAGAAACTGGAACGATGGGGAAAGTATCTCCTGGTCCGTCCCGATCCTCAGGTAATCTGGGACACCCCAAGGAAGGACTCCGGCTGGAAGCATATGGACGGCCACTACCACCGCAGTAAAAAAGGCGGCGGCGAGTGGGAATTCTTCCATCTGCCCCAGCAGTGGCAGATCCACTACCGGGAGCTCACCTTTAATCTGAAGCCCTTCAGCTTCAAGCACACCGGGCTTTTCCCGGAGCAGGCGGTAAACTGGGACTGGTGTTCCGATAAGATCCGCAAGGCAGGCAGGCCAGTCAAGGTACTGAACCTGTTCGCCTACACCGGCGGCGCCACCCTGGCGGCCGCGGCGGCAGGCGCCAGCGTCACCCATGTGGACGCCTCCAAGGGAATGGTGACCTGGGCAAAGGAGAACGCCGCTTCCTCCGGTCTCTCTGACCGGCCCATCCGCTGGCTGGTGGATGACTGTGTCAAATTCGTAGAACGGGAGATCCGGCGGGGCAATCACTATGACGCCATCATCATGGATCCTCCCTCCTACGGGCGGGGACCCAAGGGCGAGATCTGGAAGATCGAGGACGCCATTCACCCCCTGGTGAAACTGTGCGCTCAGCTTCTGTCCGATCATCCCCTGTTCTTCCTGATCAACTCTTACACCACCGGCCTGGCTCCGGCGGTGCTGACCTACATGCTGGGAACGGAACTGAGAAGCTTCCGGGGGCATGTGGATTCCCAGGAGATCGGCCTTCCTGTCCGAGACTCCGGCCTTACGCTTCCCTGCGGCGCTTCCGGCAGATGGGAAGCTGATTAA
- a CDS encoding sulfurtransferase TusA family protein, translating to MKEVDARGLSCPEPLMLTAEALKGATEPVKVLVTEPHQKMNVEKFAKDHGKTPTSEEKDGYFEVVIE from the coding sequence ATGAAAGAAGTAGATGCAAGAGGTCTTTCCTGTCCGGAGCCTTTGATGCTCACGGCAGAAGCTCTCAAGGGAGCAACAGAGCCGGTGAAGGTGCTGGTGACAGAGCCCCATCAGAAGATGAATGTGGAGAAGTTTGCGAAAGACCACGGGAAAACCCCGACTTCCGAGGAAAAAGACGGATATTTTGAAGTGGTGATCGAGTAA
- the selD gene encoding selenide, water dikinase SelD has translation MKTDVRLTQLAKTSGUAAKIGPETLAQVLGKLPKFHDDNLLVGIETSDDAAIYKITDEIAMIQTVDFFTPIVDDPYMFGQIAAANSLSDVWAMGGEPAVALNIVGFPNCLDPAILGDILAGGADKVKEAGAVLVGGHSVQNDEPQYGLCVSGFVHPDKIFKNYGARPGDILILTKQIGSGVINTAVKAQMAPESARRETELVMASLNKKAKQVVEKYDVSACTDVTGFGLLGHSVEMASASDVTFDIRVKDVAYMEDAIACAKMGLVPAGAYKNRGYSIDKVDAGSVEEHYLDLLYDPQTSGGLLIAVAPGEASRMMKDFAEAGMETRVSVIGEVAEKSDKLIRLR, from the coding sequence ATGAAGACGGATGTAAGACTGACACAGCTTGCCAAAACGTCAGGGTGAGCTGCGAAGATCGGTCCTGAGACCCTTGCCCAGGTTCTGGGCAAGCTGCCTAAATTTCATGATGACAACCTGCTTGTGGGGATCGAGACCTCCGACGACGCGGCGATCTATAAGATCACCGATGAGATCGCCATGATCCAGACGGTGGATTTCTTTACGCCCATCGTGGATGATCCCTATATGTTCGGCCAGATCGCGGCGGCTAATTCCCTGAGCGATGTGTGGGCCATGGGCGGAGAGCCGGCAGTGGCGCTTAACATTGTAGGATTCCCCAACTGTCTGGACCCGGCGATCCTGGGAGACATCCTGGCAGGCGGCGCGGACAAGGTCAAGGAGGCGGGAGCGGTTCTGGTTGGCGGCCATTCCGTGCAGAACGACGAGCCCCAGTACGGCCTGTGCGTGTCCGGGTTCGTGCATCCGGATAAGATCTTCAAGAACTATGGGGCAAGACCGGGAGATATCCTGATCCTGACCAAGCAGATCGGAAGCGGCGTGATCAACACGGCGGTGAAGGCCCAGATGGCGCCTGAGTCCGCGCGCCGGGAGACGGAGCTTGTGATGGCCTCCCTGAACAAGAAGGCCAAGCAGGTGGTGGAGAAGTATGATGTATCCGCCTGCACGGACGTTACCGGGTTCGGTCTTCTGGGGCACAGTGTGGAGATGGCATCCGCCAGTGATGTGACTTTTGACATCCGGGTGAAGGACGTGGCCTATATGGAGGACGCCATTGCCTGCGCTAAGATGGGGCTGGTTCCCGCGGGAGCTTACAAGAACCGGGGATATTCCATTGATAAAGTAGACGCTGGCTCTGTGGAAGAGCATTATCTGGATCTCCTTTATGATCCCCAGACTTCCGGCGGACTTCTGATCGCCGTGGCGCCGGGGGAAGCGTCCCGGATGATGAAGGATTTCGCGGAGGCGGGGATGGAGACGCGGGTTTCCGTGATCGGAGAAGTGGCGGAGAAAAGCGACAAGCTGATCCGTCTGAGATAG